Proteins encoded together in one Bosea sp. (in: a-proteobacteria) window:
- a CDS encoding ABC transporter substrate-binding protein gives MPVRALAQTAAQLQAAEKEVVLAGYGGTIEQFMRDKLIPDFEKKTGIKVTYVVGTAFTNYAKVNASRNNPDIDIYWSNELTHVAGKQQGLYEKLDPAVLTNLADVYDVAKDPDNIGVGSYILATGIQYNSDALKAAGIEPPKTWEDLWDPRYKGKIAMYSFNVAYSQDLVALMARYLGGTEKDVKAGIAKLKTLRENGNLVKFVNSPAELDTMMVQGQAWVTVNGSARSGILQSQGAPIAFSYPKNGTGYFTNYFDVVKNAPHPKAAQIFVNYLIGEEGQQLLARGTVAAPVNKKVAIPDDLKAIVPSPEEAAKLIKIDRGEMNAQLDNWAAMWDREIQGKR, from the coding sequence GTGCCGGTGCGCGCGTTGGCCCAGACCGCGGCCCAGCTGCAGGCTGCCGAGAAGGAGGTCGTGCTCGCCGGCTATGGCGGCACGATCGAGCAGTTCATGCGCGACAAGCTGATCCCCGACTTCGAGAAGAAGACCGGAATCAAGGTGACCTACGTCGTCGGCACGGCGTTCACCAACTACGCCAAGGTGAACGCCTCCCGCAACAATCCCGACATCGACATCTACTGGTCCAACGAGCTGACCCATGTGGCGGGCAAGCAGCAGGGGCTCTACGAAAAGCTCGACCCCGCGGTGCTGACCAACCTCGCCGATGTCTACGACGTGGCCAAGGACCCCGACAACATCGGGGTCGGCAGCTACATCCTCGCCACCGGGATCCAGTACAATAGCGATGCCCTGAAGGCGGCCGGCATCGAGCCGCCCAAGACCTGGGAAGATCTGTGGGATCCCCGGTACAAGGGCAAGATCGCCATGTATTCGTTCAACGTGGCCTATTCCCAGGATCTCGTGGCGCTGATGGCGCGCTATCTGGGCGGCACCGAGAAGGACGTGAAGGCCGGCATCGCCAAGCTCAAGACCCTGCGCGAGAACGGCAATCTGGTGAAGTTCGTCAACAGCCCGGCCGAGCTCGACACCATGATGGTGCAGGGCCAGGCCTGGGTGACGGTGAACGGCAGCGCGCGTTCCGGCATCCTCCAGAGCCAGGGCGCGCCGATCGCCTTCTCCTATCCCAAGAACGGCACCGGCTACTTCACCAACTATTTCGACGTGGTGAAGAACGCCCCCCATCCCAAGGCGGCGCAGATCTTCGTGAACTATCTGATCGGCGAGGAGGGCCAGCAGCTGCTCGCGCGCGGCACCGTCGCCGCCCCGGTCAACAAGAAAGTCGCGATCCCCGACGACCTGAAGGCTATCGTTCCGAGCCCGGAGGAAGCAGCCAAGCTGATCAAGATCGACCGCGGGGAGATGAACGCGCAGCTCGATAACTGGGCAGCGATGTGGGATCGGGAGATCCAGGGGAAACGCTGA
- a CDS encoding ABC transporter permease yields the protein MSIEAPRAATVGHTVSGGAETAHPRHGTAQWPVVLLLLLPATLLFFMFFIVPLCMLVLNSFYGYSRLSGIVPVLSLDNYVAIFTDSYNISIIGRTLRLGLLTSVLTLLLGYPVALYLSIAPSYLRGFIILMVLSPLLVSVVVRTFGWLIILGPNGLIDTAFSALGIPIPPILHTEAAVVIGLANVLLPFLVLSVATSLQAIDPAVPLAASSLGANAWRVFWHVTLPLTLPGIMSGLLIVFSLASSSFVTPSLLGGSNYSVLSTTIYEQAMVMQNWPSAASFAVALVLIVFLVLLVQSRFVEGGKFKVVFH from the coding sequence ATGTCGATCGAGGCTCCGAGGGCTGCAACCGTAGGCCATACGGTGTCGGGGGGGGCGGAGACGGCCCACCCCCGGCACGGCACGGCGCAGTGGCCGGTCGTGCTGCTGCTTCTGCTGCCGGCGACGCTGCTGTTTTTTATGTTTTTCATCGTTCCGCTGTGCATGCTGGTGCTGAACAGCTTCTATGGCTACAGCCGGCTCAGCGGCATCGTCCCGGTTCTGAGCCTCGACAACTATGTCGCCATCTTCACCGATTCCTACAATATCTCCATCATCGGGCGGACCCTTCGGCTCGGGCTGCTCACCTCGGTCCTGACCCTCCTGCTCGGCTATCCGGTCGCGCTCTACCTGTCGATCGCGCCCTCCTATCTGAGGGGCTTCATCATCCTGATGGTGCTGTCTCCGCTGCTGGTGAGCGTGGTCGTGCGCACCTTCGGATGGCTGATCATCCTCGGGCCGAACGGCCTCATCGATACCGCGTTCAGCGCGCTCGGGATCCCCATCCCGCCGATCCTGCACACGGAGGCTGCGGTCGTGATCGGCCTCGCCAACGTGCTGCTGCCTTTCCTCGTGCTGTCCGTCGCCACCTCCCTCCAGGCGATCGACCCAGCGGTTCCGCTGGCGGCATCGAGCCTGGGGGCGAACGCCTGGCGGGTTTTCTGGCACGTCACGCTGCCGCTGACGCTGCCGGGCATCATGTCGGGCCTGCTCATCGTCTTCTCGCTGGCGTCGAGCTCCTTCGTCACGCCCTCGCTGCTCGGCGGCTCGAACTATTCGGTGCTGTCGACGACCATCTACGAACAGGCGATGGTCATGCAGAACTGGCCGTCGGCTGCGAGCTTCGCGGTGGCGCTGGTGCTGATCGTGTTCCTGGTCCTGCTCGTCCAGTCGCGCTTCGTCGAAGGTGGAAAATTCAAGGTGGTGTTCCATTGA
- a CDS encoding ABC transporter permease: MIPTAMQRGLAAFSLFICVCAVSPVLVIIIESFTSANYVVFPPPGFSIKWYIETFKRPEFMASLMVSLIVAVFSSLVATALGTITALGLVRREFLGRKLLQQLFMMPLSLPGLIFGLSLLQFFAMRAISINVVTLVIAHIIITTPFAIRFVSTAILGVNPEVERAAQSLGADRFRTFWHITMPLIRPGVVASLVFTFILSFDEVAASLFLSSPTATTLPVRIYVYIDQNYDPLITAISSILAFAAATALVIIEFTIGMDRLFGLRRA; encoded by the coding sequence TTGATCCCGACCGCGATGCAGCGCGGCCTCGCCGCGTTTTCCCTCTTCATCTGCGTCTGCGCGGTGTCGCCGGTCCTGGTGATCATCATCGAGTCCTTCACCTCGGCGAACTATGTCGTGTTCCCGCCGCCCGGCTTCAGCATCAAATGGTACATCGAGACCTTCAAGCGGCCGGAATTCATGGCCTCGCTGATGGTCAGCCTGATCGTCGCCGTCTTTTCCAGCCTGGTGGCGACAGCGCTCGGCACCATCACCGCGCTCGGCCTCGTGCGGCGGGAGTTCCTCGGCCGCAAGCTGCTCCAGCAGCTGTTCATGATGCCGCTGAGCCTGCCCGGCCTGATCTTCGGCCTGTCGCTGCTGCAGTTCTTCGCCATGCGGGCGATCTCGATCAACGTGGTCACGCTGGTGATCGCGCATATCATCATCACGACGCCGTTCGCGATCCGCTTCGTCAGCACCGCGATCCTCGGCGTCAATCCAGAGGTGGAGCGCGCCGCGCAGAGCCTTGGGGCGGACAGGTTCAGAACCTTCTGGCACATCACCATGCCGCTCATCCGGCCGGGCGTCGTCGCCAGCCTCGTCTTCACCTTCATCCTGTCGTTCGACGAGGTGGCCGCCTCGCTCTTCCTCTCCAGCCCCACCGCCACGACCCTGCCGGTGCGGATCTACGTCTATATCGACCAGAACTACGATCCGCTGATCACGGCCATCAGCTCGATCCTCGCCTTCGCCGCGGCGACCGCGCTGGTCATCATCGAATTCACCATCGGCATGGATCGCCTGTTCGGCCTGCGCCGGGCCTGA
- a CDS encoding ABC transporter ATP-binding protein: MAHIELLDITKVYGNHTAVAGISLRVEQGEFLALLGPSGCGKTTTLQMLAGFVEPTSGDIVVGMKTMRGVPSHKRNIGVMFQSYALFPHMSVFDNVAFGLKMRKVAPGEIATRVNRALDLVQLNQLGERFPRQLSGGQQQRVALARAIVVEPSVLLLDEPLSNLDASLREQMRFEIREIQKRIGITTVFVTHDQNEAMAVADRLVVMSKGQIRQVGTPQEIYESPADVFVASFIGQANLLRGEVAQVGDGVVEVMLKSGQRVSARQTGPAQPGQPATLAVHPEDLQIAAAPPGGFNAVNGVVTRTSYLGSTFNIGVSVGDTALTLVTVRNGQIPRQGESVTVCWPPSAGILLVENA, translated from the coding sequence TTGGCTCACATTGAACTCTTGGACATCACCAAGGTCTATGGAAACCATACCGCGGTGGCGGGCATTTCGCTGCGCGTCGAGCAGGGCGAGTTCCTCGCGCTGCTCGGGCCCTCGGGCTGCGGCAAGACGACGACGCTGCAGATGCTCGCGGGCTTCGTGGAACCCACCTCCGGCGACATCGTCGTCGGGATGAAGACCATGCGCGGGGTGCCCTCCCACAAGCGCAACATCGGCGTGATGTTCCAGAGCTACGCGCTGTTCCCGCACATGTCGGTGTTCGACAACGTGGCCTTCGGCCTCAAGATGCGCAAAGTGGCTCCGGGCGAGATCGCGACGCGCGTCAACCGGGCGCTGGATCTGGTCCAGCTCAACCAGCTCGGCGAGCGTTTCCCGCGCCAGCTTTCGGGCGGCCAGCAACAACGCGTCGCACTGGCGCGGGCGATCGTCGTCGAGCCTTCCGTGCTGCTGCTCGACGAACCCTTGTCCAACCTGGACGCGAGCCTGCGCGAGCAGATGCGGTTCGAGATCCGCGAGATCCAGAAGCGGATCGGCATCACCACCGTGTTCGTCACCCATGACCAGAACGAGGCCATGGCGGTCGCCGACCGCCTGGTGGTGATGTCGAAGGGACAGATCCGGCAGGTAGGCACGCCGCAGGAGATCTACGAATCCCCGGCGGATGTGTTCGTCGCCTCCTTCATCGGCCAGGCCAATCTGCTGCGCGGCGAGGTTGCGCAGGTCGGCGACGGCGTCGTCGAGGTCATGCTGAAGTCGGGGCAACGCGTCAGCGCGCGGCAGACGGGACCGGCGCAGCCGGGCCAGCCGGCGACGCTCGCGGTGCATCCGGAGGATCTCCAGATCGCCGCGGCCCCGCCGGGCGGCTTCAACGCGGTCAACGGCGTGGTGACGCGAACCAGCTATCTCGGTTCCACGTTCAATATCGGCGTTTCGGTCGGCGATACGGCCCTGACGCTGGTGACGGTGCGCAACGGCCAGATCCCCCGTCAGGGCGAGAGCGTGACCGTGTGCTGGCCGCCCAGCGCCGGCATTCTGCTGGTCGAGAATGCCTGA
- a CDS encoding CaiB/BaiF CoA-transferase family protein produces MAGPLTGLRVIDASIMAAGPWTGTLLGELGAEVIKIEPPSGDGTRWVEPSQRGMGTNFICLNVNKQDITLDLKKVEDQAIALDLCANADIFIQNFRGGVIERLGLGYAALKARNPQLIYCSISGFGETGPLAKEACADFIMQAYSGFARLNGRPGDPLEAFRFSGFVDLTTSSVAVEGILAALLERSRTGHGQKVEVSMLQAALEMQFTRMAEILGAGRLFEPMGSQSPGLVPDRVFATLDHGEVFVTVHDAAQWAGFCSAIERPDLVADPRFASNAARVDNRAALDAELEPIFAARPMIWWMRILERHGVACALAQHFEQLRHHAQICANDMVAQIETAWGRLSIGGLPWHFSATPCAVTPPPVPGADTERVLQRLKDGALARKPVAATGRSLTEGLRVVELASGVSGPMAGCRLADLGADVVKLETQDGDWMRGCPPFLADGTSAVFFALNRGKRGQRLAGEDAEQARTLREMLAKADVFITDLSAARLASLGLADAEAARALNPRLIVAQISAFGAHGPLAGKPGSELCAQAMSGYTRYVGTGGEPSIRLGADVGGCSTGIFATQAVLAALHAREASGTGQWVDLSMLNSLLALKTVHLAAQSDPDRFEGPRVGGAYDPPERGWRTADAPITFAFGGSVGAEGRPGWAQFVETVGLSHLLDDPRFDKNGRRTTGLGPAARELKPEYEAGFLTRPSSEVVARVRGFGGLASAYLSHEDLLAEPQVQALDIVRTLPSATGNVNILSYPVLFSDFKPIIRGPLAEEGTPDRRTA; encoded by the coding sequence ATGGCAGGACCGTTGACAGGACTTCGTGTGATTGACGCCAGCATCATGGCGGCTGGTCCCTGGACCGGGACGCTGCTGGGCGAGCTCGGCGCCGAGGTCATCAAGATCGAGCCGCCGAGCGGGGACGGGACCCGCTGGGTGGAGCCCTCCCAGCGGGGCATGGGCACGAACTTCATCTGCCTCAACGTCAACAAGCAGGACATCACGCTCGACCTGAAGAAGGTCGAGGACCAGGCCATCGCGCTCGATCTGTGCGCCAACGCCGACATCTTCATCCAGAATTTCCGCGGCGGCGTCATCGAGCGCCTCGGCCTCGGCTATGCCGCGCTCAAGGCCCGCAATCCCCAGCTGATCTATTGCTCGATCTCCGGTTTCGGAGAGACAGGGCCGCTGGCGAAGGAAGCCTGCGCGGACTTCATCATGCAGGCCTATTCGGGCTTTGCGCGGCTCAACGGCCGGCCCGGCGATCCGCTGGAAGCGTTTCGCTTCTCCGGCTTCGTCGACCTCACCACCTCCAGCGTCGCGGTGGAGGGCATCCTCGCCGCCCTCCTGGAGCGCAGCCGCACCGGGCACGGCCAGAAGGTGGAAGTCTCGATGCTGCAGGCCGCGCTCGAGATGCAGTTCACCCGCATGGCCGAGATCCTCGGCGCGGGGCGACTGTTCGAGCCCATGGGCAGCCAGTCGCCCGGCCTCGTCCCGGACCGCGTCTTCGCCACCCTCGACCATGGCGAGGTCTTCGTCACCGTCCACGATGCGGCCCAGTGGGCGGGCTTCTGCAGCGCGATCGAGCGTCCCGATCTCGTTGCCGACCCGCGCTTCGCCAGCAACGCCGCCCGCGTGGACAATCGCGCCGCCCTCGACGCCGAGCTCGAACCCATCTTCGCCGCCCGGCCGATGATCTGGTGGATGCGCATCCTGGAGCGTCACGGCGTCGCCTGCGCGCTCGCCCAGCATTTCGAGCAGCTGCGCCACCATGCCCAGATTTGCGCCAATGACATGGTGGCGCAGATCGAGACGGCCTGGGGGCGCCTGAGCATCGGCGGCCTGCCCTGGCACTTCAGCGCGACGCCCTGCGCGGTGACGCCGCCGCCGGTTCCGGGCGCGGACACCGAGCGCGTCCTGCAGCGGCTGAAGGACGGCGCGCTGGCGCGCAAGCCCGTCGCCGCGACCGGCCGCTCCCTCACCGAGGGCCTGCGCGTGGTCGAGCTTGCGAGCGGCGTCTCCGGCCCCATGGCCGGCTGCCGGCTGGCGGATCTCGGGGCCGACGTCGTCAAGCTGGAGACGCAGGACGGCGACTGGATGCGCGGCTGCCCGCCCTTCCTCGCCGATGGCACCAGCGCGGTCTTCTTCGCGCTCAACCGCGGCAAGCGCGGCCAGCGCCTCGCCGGCGAGGACGCCGAGCAGGCCCGGACCCTGCGGGAGATGCTGGCCAAGGCCGATGTCTTCATCACCGATCTGTCCGCCGCCAGGCTTGCGTCGCTCGGGCTCGCCGATGCCGAGGCGGCGCGCGCGCTCAATCCACGCCTCATCGTGGCGCAGATCTCGGCGTTCGGCGCCCATGGTCCGCTCGCCGGCAAGCCGGGCTCGGAACTCTGCGCCCAGGCGATGTCGGGGTACACCCGTTATGTCGGGACGGGCGGGGAACCCTCCATCCGCCTCGGCGCGGATGTCGGCGGCTGCAGCACCGGCATCTTCGCCACCCAGGCCGTCCTCGCGGCGCTGCATGCGCGCGAGGCGAGCGGGACCGGCCAATGGGTCGACCTGTCGATGCTGAACTCCCTGCTCGCCCTGAAGACCGTGCACCTCGCCGCGCAGAGCGATCCGGACCGGTTCGAAGGTCCACGGGTCGGCGGCGCCTATGATCCGCCGGAGCGCGGCTGGCGCACGGCGGATGCGCCCATCACCTTCGCCTTCGGCGGCTCGGTCGGCGCCGAGGGGCGGCCCGGCTGGGCCCAGTTCGTGGAGACGGTGGGCCTCAGCCATCTCCTCGACGATCCGCGCTTCGACAAGAACGGCCGGCGCACCACGGGCCTCGGTCCGGCGGCGCGCGAGCTCAAGCCGGAATACGAGGCCGGCTTCCTCACCCGCCCCTCGTCGGAGGTGGTGGCGCGGGTGCGCGGGTTCGGCGGGCTCGCCAGCGCCTATCTTTCGCATGAGGACCTGCTCGCGGAACCGCAGGTGCAGGCGCTCGACATCGTCCGGACCCTGCCCTCGGCCACGGGCAATGTGAACATCCTGTCCTATCCCGTGCTGTTTTCGGATTTCAAGCCGATCATACGCGGCCCGCTGGCCGAGGAAGGCACGCCCGACAGACGGACGGCGTGA
- a CDS encoding PaaI family thioesterase codes for MSDTTPTAVDPATTRPFYRHIGLRSEPAPAPGTSIVHLATQPDIANSHGDIHGGAIMSLLDAAMGIAARTLLSEGQGVTTVSMSVNFVTAGGGDLVARGRVVRQGRSIASTEAFAEDAKGRVVAHALGTMRIVDTRSGRSDAKAKA; via the coding sequence ATGAGCGACACCACTCCGACGGCCGTCGATCCGGCCACCACCCGGCCGTTCTACCGCCATATCGGCCTGCGGTCGGAGCCGGCGCCCGCGCCCGGCACATCCATCGTGCACCTGGCGACCCAGCCGGACATCGCCAACAGCCATGGCGACATCCATGGCGGGGCGATCATGTCGCTATTGGACGCCGCCATGGGAATAGCCGCCCGCACATTGTTGAGCGAGGGACAGGGCGTGACGACCGTCTCCATGTCGGTGAATTTCGTCACCGCCGGAGGCGGCGACCTGGTGGCGCGGGGACGGGTGGTCCGGCAGGGCAGGTCCATCGCCAGCACGGAAGCCTTCGCGGAGGATGCGAAAGGCCGCGTGGTCGCCCATGCGCTCGGCACGATGCGCATCGTGGATACCCGGTCGGGCCGGTCCGATGCCAAGGCGAAGGCTTAG
- a CDS encoding PaaI family thioesterase, whose product MEDDQEIARLVEEGWEQMKDSGFVGLVGPFLFRRDEEGPSFRFPTRGKHRNRNGALQGGALMTFIDRSLGATARALTGAAHTATVQLSLSFVDAVRIGDVVQVRPVMVRATKQLIFMNGVFLVDERIVATANGVWKQIKGPLSQTTSEVPA is encoded by the coding sequence ATGGAAGACGACCAGGAGATCGCCCGCCTCGTGGAAGAGGGCTGGGAGCAGATGAAGGACAGCGGCTTTGTCGGCCTGGTAGGGCCTTTCCTCTTCAGGCGGGACGAGGAAGGCCCGTCCTTCCGCTTTCCGACCCGCGGAAAGCACCGCAACCGCAACGGCGCGCTGCAGGGCGGCGCCTTGATGACGTTCATCGATCGCTCGCTCGGCGCCACGGCGCGCGCGCTGACCGGCGCCGCGCATACGGCCACCGTGCAGCTCAGCCTGAGTTTCGTCGACGCGGTGCGCATCGGCGATGTCGTTCAGGTGCGCCCCGTCATGGTCAGGGCGACGAAGCAGCTCATCTTCATGAACGGCGTGTTCCTGGTGGACGAGCGCATCGTGGCGACGGCCAACGGGGTCTGGAAACAGATCAAGGGGCCGTTGTCGCAGACCACTTCGGAGGTCCCCGCCTAG
- a CDS encoding SMP-30/gluconolactonase/LRE family protein — MSASWVKIDAPASILGEGPVWSGREQVLYWLDVVGKAIFRLDPATGEVRTRALPYAPSAIVPRADGGLLLVTKKGMALLDDFAAEPRSVPLPGIDFSQEVFNDAACDAAGRLWVGTRDFNVREPKGRLFRVDAGLTLEQQDEGFVVSNGIAWSPDGGTLYHVDSRPGCVYAHDFDMATGTLRNRRVFLDYSAMDVAGHPDGCTVDAEGGLWIAEVEGWRVARYTPDGRLDREIRLPFKKPTSVMFGGAGLDRLFITSMQFRLTDQELLDQPLAGSLLVVEPGVKGLPEPAFRLGGATV, encoded by the coding sequence GTGAGCGCGTCCTGGGTGAAAATCGACGCCCCGGCCTCGATCCTCGGGGAAGGGCCGGTCTGGTCGGGGCGGGAGCAGGTTCTCTACTGGCTCGACGTCGTCGGCAAGGCGATCTTCCGCCTCGATCCGGCGACGGGTGAGGTTCGGACGCGCGCATTGCCCTATGCGCCGAGCGCGATCGTGCCGCGCGCGGATGGCGGGCTCCTGCTCGTCACCAAGAAGGGGATGGCCCTGCTCGACGATTTCGCGGCGGAGCCCCGCAGCGTCCCGCTGCCCGGAATCGACTTCTCGCAGGAGGTGTTCAACGACGCCGCCTGTGACGCGGCGGGGCGGCTATGGGTCGGCACCCGCGATTTCAACGTGCGCGAGCCGAAGGGGCGGCTCTTCAGGGTCGATGCCGGGCTGACCCTGGAGCAGCAGGACGAGGGCTTCGTCGTCTCGAACGGCATCGCCTGGAGCCCCGACGGCGGGACGCTCTATCACGTCGATAGCCGGCCCGGCTGCGTCTATGCCCATGATTTCGATATGGCGACGGGCACCCTGCGTAATCGCCGGGTCTTTCTCGACTACAGCGCGATGGATGTGGCCGGCCATCCCGACGGCTGCACCGTCGATGCGGAAGGCGGCTTGTGGATTGCCGAGGTCGAGGGCTGGCGGGTCGCGCGCTACACGCCGGACGGGCGCCTCGATCGCGAGATCAGGTTGCCCTTCAAGAAGCCCACCAGCGTCATGTTCGGCGGCGCCGGCCTCGACCGGCTCTTCATCACCTCCATGCAATTTCGCCTGACCGATCAGGAGCTTCTGGACCAGCCGTTGGCCGGCAGCCTCCTCGTGGTGGAGCCCGGCGTGAAGGGGTTGCCCGAGCCTGCGTTCCGGCTTGGCGGCGCGACCGTTTGA
- a CDS encoding OB-fold domain-containing protein, translated as MSAYQKPLPVIDDHNRRYWAATREGRLELPRCDACGAFHTYFEPWCNACGHEGVHWEQLSGRGRIWANCRFHKVYFPGFETPYNVAMVELEEGPRLVTNIVGLEHGTLDEMPIGLAVEVVFDAVTPEVTLVKFKPAGKAAA; from the coding sequence ATGAGCGCCTATCAGAAGCCGCTGCCGGTGATCGACGATCATAACCGGCGCTACTGGGCGGCCACGCGGGAAGGGCGGCTGGAGCTGCCGCGCTGCGATGCCTGCGGCGCCTTCCACACCTATTTCGAGCCGTGGTGCAATGCCTGCGGCCATGAGGGCGTGCATTGGGAGCAGCTCTCCGGCCGCGGCCGCATCTGGGCGAACTGCCGCTTCCACAAGGTCTATTTCCCCGGCTTCGAGACGCCCTACAACGTCGCCATGGTCGAGCTCGAGGAGGGCCCGCGCCTGGTGACCAATATCGTCGGGCTCGAGCACGGCACCCTCGACGAGATGCCGATCGGCCTGGCGGTGGAGGTGGTCTTCGATGCGGTGACGCCCGAGGTCACGCTGGTGAAGTTCAAGCCGGCGGGAAAGGCAGCCGCGTGA
- a CDS encoding thiolase family protein, producing MSLTSNRKDSVAVVGVGMTDFGKLPDHDATSLGIWALRNAAEDAGLTLKDIDGIAFHRLSDYQKFIQITSMSPRLLTVNPGAGRMLGGTLQIAVQAILSGMLDTVAVVYGNDGRTAGARYGGKEDRYGTSAEQLWFPYGMTSPGAIHAMAFQRHAALYGTTIEQLATISRTFRDHALLNPGAVMRKPISMQDYLDAPFICEPLRRLDYCLINDGGVAMILTSGERARDMRRKPVYLRGMAQLSRLAQGELPEDFGYATMQQVSGRVHEMAGVSREDVAALMIYDNFTPTVLFTLEGFGYCPRGEGGRFVEDGVLSLKGRYPTNTNGGHLSESYMQGWSLNVEAVRQVRGELGTRQVPEAGIVQYLQGGPLSTSVIYGREPS from the coding sequence TTGTCTCTTACCAGCAACCGCAAGGACAGCGTCGCGGTCGTCGGCGTCGGGATGACCGATTTCGGCAAATTGCCCGATCACGACGCGACCTCGCTCGGCATCTGGGCGCTGCGCAATGCCGCCGAGGATGCCGGCCTGACGCTCAAGGACATCGACGGCATCGCCTTCCACCGCTTGAGCGACTATCAGAAGTTCATCCAGATCACGAGCATGTCGCCGCGCCTGCTGACGGTGAACCCCGGCGCCGGGCGCATGCTGGGCGGCACCCTGCAGATCGCGGTGCAGGCGATCCTCTCGGGCATGCTCGACACGGTCGCGGTGGTCTACGGCAATGACGGCCGGACCGCGGGCGCGCGCTATGGCGGCAAGGAGGACCGTTACGGGACCAGCGCCGAACAGCTCTGGTTCCCCTATGGGATGACCTCGCCCGGCGCCATCCATGCCATGGCGTTCCAGCGGCATGCGGCGCTCTACGGCACCACGATCGAGCAGCTCGCAACCATCTCGCGCACCTTCCGCGACCATGCGCTGCTCAACCCCGGCGCGGTGATGCGCAAGCCGATCTCGATGCAGGACTATCTCGACGCGCCGTTCATCTGCGAGCCGCTGCGCCGGCTGGACTACTGCCTCATCAACGACGGCGGCGTGGCGATGATCCTGACCAGCGGCGAGCGCGCCAGGGACATGCGCCGCAAGCCCGTCTACCTGCGCGGGATGGCGCAGCTCTCGCGCCTCGCCCAGGGCGAGCTGCCCGAGGATTTCGGCTATGCGACGATGCAGCAGGTGTCCGGTCGCGTGCACGAGATGGCGGGCGTCTCGCGCGAGGACGTGGCCGCGCTGATGATCTACGACAATTTCACGCCGACCGTGCTCTTCACGCTCGAAGGCTTCGGCTATTGCCCGCGCGGCGAGGGCGGCCGGTTCGTCGAGGACGGCGTGCTGAGCCTGAAGGGCCGCTATCCGACCAACACGAATGGCGGGCATCTGTCCGAAAGCTACATGCAGGGCTGGTCCCTCAATGTCGAGGCGGTCCGGCAGGTGCGCGGCGAGCTCGGGACACGCCAGGTTCCCGAAGCGGGCATCGTCCAGTATCTGCAGGGGGGGCCGCTGAGCACCTCCGTCATCTACGGAAGGGAGCCGTCATGA